The Nitrospirota bacterium region AGCTTGTCCTTAATCGGGACTTCTATCTCTATGGCCTTTTTGAATGGGAATCTTATACTTAATTTCCCTGTCAGTAAGGAATCGAGGAGTGAATGGTTATAGAAATATTTTGCAATCTTTGAAAGCAGCCTGTCTAATGGATTCCACCTCTTCCACGGTGCAAGGGCAGCCATATTGTGTGCGACGCTCACCATTGCATCAGGTATTTTGGAATGGATAATATCGTAGGCCATACCATGACACGTGAGGATATTTTTTAATGCCTTTACGGCTAAAGAAGCATCCTTTATGCCCGGCGGCATACAGCCTTCAAGGTAGCCACCGAGTAAAAGAACATACGGCTCATTGAAGGTAATCCAGTATCTCACACCCTTTATTGTTGAAACTATCTTTTCTACAAAATTAAGAAATCTTTCTATTGATGTGTCCTCGTGCCAGGGATATTTTTTGATGAACCATAGGGGATGCGTGAAGTGGTGGATTGTGACCATGGGCTCAATGTTATTTTCAAGGAGTATGTTAATTATCTCCTGATAGTGTGCTATTGCCTCATCATCCCATAGATTTTCCTTCGGCTGTATCCTGCTCCATTCCAGGGAAAATCTGTATGAGTTGACACCAAGTTCCTTAAGCAAACGGAGGTCTTCCTTATAGAGGTTGTAGTGGTTGGAGGGAGAACCCTCAAGCTGAAAAGCGGATGTTGCAACACCCCATAAAAATTTCTCTGGAAATATCTTTCCTTCTATCATCGTTCCGATGAAATTTCGAATACCCCTTTATTCTCAAATTTTTAAACTTTAGCCGAGGATTTTTCAATTATGGCTTAAGATAACAGGGCTTTATTACAAAAATATCAAGAAATTGTTAATTTTTGAAGAAGACTTTGTCTGAAGCAGATGCTTTGCTTTTATAAAAGACCATGGCAAAATTTTATCAAAAATATAGAATTTTTGAGTAAAAAAAAGAAAAACCGAGTAAGAAACCAATAATCTCCAATTACTGTCTTTTTTCACCGTTATAAAGCCTTGTCTTGAATGCTTATTAAGTGTATATTAGCACTCGCTTCCAGTGAGTGCTAATAAATAATAAATCTTTAAACTTTTAGAGAAAGGAGATAAGGTATGAAGTTTAAGCCGCTTAAGGACAGAGTTTTGGTTAAGTATTCTGAGGAGACTGAAAAAAGTGCAGGAGGGTTATATATCCCTGACACTGCTAAGGAAAAACCCCAGAAGGGAGAAATAATAGCAGTTGGCGCTGGCAGGGTAACAGAGGACGGTAAACTCCAGAAGATGGAGGTCAAGGTCGGGGATATAGTCTTATTCGATAAGTACTCCGGTTCCAAGATAACAATGGACAATGTGGAGTATCTCATTATTAAAGAAGAAGATATCTTAGGAATAATAGAAAAATAAGGAGGGAAAATGGCTAAACAACTATTATTTGATGAGGCAGCAAGGAGTTCAATCCTTAAAGGTGTGAGTCTTCTCACAGATGCAGTTAAGGCAACGCTTGGGCCCAAAGGGAGAAACGCCATTCTTGATAAGAAATATGGCGCACCTACTATTACCAAAGATGGTGTTACAGTGGCCAAAGAAATCGAGCTTAAGGACCCATATGAAAATATGGGCGCTCAACTTGTAAGGGAGGTTGCCAGCAAGACCTCTGATGTGGCTGGTGATGGGACAACTACTGCTACTGTCCTTGCCTATTCTCTTTACAAGGAAGGAATGAAGCATATCGTAGCTGGCGCAAACCCCATGGAGGTCAAAAGGGGAATCGAAAGGGCAGTTGAGGTAGTAGTTGAGGAATTAAAAAAACTGAGCAAGACTGTCCAGGAGAAAAAAGAGATTGCCCAGGTAGGGA contains the following coding sequences:
- the groES gene encoding co-chaperone GroES; protein product: MKFKPLKDRVLVKYSEETEKSAGGLYIPDTAKEKPQKGEIIAVGAGRVTEDGKLQKMEVKVGDIVLFDKYSGSKITMDNVEYLIIKEEDILGIIEK
- a CDS encoding glycoside hydrolase family 1 protein: MIEGKIFPEKFLWGVATSAFQLEGSPSNHYNLYKEDLRLLKELGVNSYRFSLEWSRIQPKENLWDDEAIAHYQEIINILLENNIEPMVTIHHFTHPLWFIKKYPWHEDTSIERFLNFVEKIVSTIKGVRYWITFNEPYVLLLGGYLEGCMPPGIKDASLAVKALKNILTCHGMAYDIIHSKIPDAMVSVAHNMAALAPWKRWNPLDRLLSKIAKYFYNHSLLDSLLTGKLSIRFPFKKAIEIEVPIKDKLDFFGVNYYTRIHMRFNPFKKMGAELRHRDIDGYGLTDMGWEIHPHGLEKVLRYASKLRVPLIITENGIATHDSQKKIKFMKRHVDVLEKCIKDGIDVRGYFYWSLIDNYEWLQGLDARFGLYRVDFDTLKRRPTNAAAYYSYLIKSRSSF